A window of Ruminococcus champanellensis 18P13 = JCM 17042 contains these coding sequences:
- a CDS encoding GGDEF domain-containing protein, translating to MRENQKPMVGICLAKIQDATRSDLMQRICQEAHDRGFRVQIYNMYNDLFFHRKRDEGEKSVLNVLQMELLSVLIVLPQTILDERTVLELIDRAKQAKVPVISIDQQIPGCYNVLYEYEKPFSQVVRHVFQVHHCRRVAFVAGFKGNPFSEARIQVYKDALEEFGIPFDPTLLKYGDFWEWPAYVAARELLEQGLPEAIICANDTMAMAVCEIMYQNNIRVPEDVIVTGFDGIAKEQYHSPRLTTGAQDQPHCSWLTMEIAAKLIAGEQLPSQDYYVHNQVRFSESCGCRKMNFHNSSHMLMQIYGQMEETREFEFRIFSMIGTLTDGSTLMETAERLGEYFLNMSTAYMQLCLNGGYLRDCDVAVPPDCQKDDMFVLAQRDSTEYTTPMTRYPFRQQLADPERAYFFQAPVLFVPLHDQNDVFGYLVTVYDPHNLQHNYLYTFVMGLDQILSTIRNQSILRCMNRILTETNQELANMYIHDSMTGLLNRRGFFQEMDRRRAACGDRESWVYVASVDMDSLKYINDTFGHQEGDFAIKTVADAIVSCAGKNGFCARFGGDEYLAAIITEDPEEDGCRTFAQRLANRLHSLNQQKLRPYQFGASCGTVLESNTQELDLDQLMKLADDRMYSEKLRRKCVRGEPRESHAS from the coding sequence ATGAGAGAAAACCAAAAGCCGATGGTGGGGATCTGTCTCGCAAAGATCCAGGATGCGACCCGTTCGGATCTGATGCAGCGGATTTGCCAGGAGGCTCATGACCGGGGCTTCCGGGTACAGATATATAATATGTATAACGATTTGTTTTTTCACCGGAAACGGGATGAAGGGGAAAAGAGCGTTCTGAATGTGCTGCAGATGGAGCTGCTGTCGGTGCTGATCGTCCTGCCCCAGACCATTCTGGATGAGCGAACAGTGCTTGAGCTGATTGACCGTGCCAAGCAGGCAAAGGTGCCGGTCATCAGCATCGACCAGCAGATTCCCGGCTGCTACAACGTGCTGTATGAATACGAAAAGCCCTTTTCCCAGGTGGTGCGCCATGTGTTCCAGGTGCATCACTGTCGCCGGGTGGCGTTTGTTGCCGGATTCAAGGGGAATCCCTTTTCCGAAGCCCGGATCCAGGTGTACAAGGATGCTCTGGAGGAGTTCGGCATCCCCTTTGACCCCACGCTGCTGAAGTACGGGGATTTCTGGGAGTGGCCTGCCTATGTTGCCGCCAGGGAACTGCTGGAGCAGGGTCTGCCGGAGGCGATCATCTGCGCCAACGACACCATGGCAATGGCAGTGTGCGAGATCATGTACCAGAACAACATCCGGGTGCCGGAGGACGTGATCGTCACCGGCTTTGACGGCATCGCCAAGGAGCAGTACCATTCTCCCCGGCTCACCACTGGCGCCCAGGATCAGCCCCATTGCAGCTGGCTGACGATGGAGATTGCCGCAAAGCTCATTGCAGGGGAGCAGCTGCCGTCCCAGGATTATTATGTCCATAACCAGGTGCGCTTTTCCGAGTCCTGCGGCTGCCGGAAAATGAATTTTCACAACAGCAGTCATATGCTCATGCAGATCTATGGGCAAATGGAAGAAACCAGAGAGTTTGAATTCCGGATCTTCAGCATGATCGGTACACTGACGGACGGCAGCACCCTGATGGAGACCGCAGAACGGTTGGGAGAGTATTTTCTGAACATGTCCACGGCTTACATGCAGCTGTGCCTGAATGGGGGGTACCTGCGTGACTGTGACGTGGCGGTGCCCCCGGACTGCCAGAAGGACGATATGTTTGTACTGGCACAGCGGGACAGCACGGAGTACACCACGCCCATGACCCGGTATCCCTTCCGGCAGCAGCTGGCGGATCCGGAACGGGCGTATTTCTTCCAGGCACCGGTGCTGTTTGTACCGCTGCATGACCAGAACGACGTGTTCGGCTATCTGGTCACAGTGTATGACCCCCACAATTTGCAGCATAATTATCTGTACACCTTTGTGATGGGTCTGGATCAGATCCTCAGTACCATCCGCAATCAGTCCATCCTCCGGTGTATGAACCGGATCCTGACGGAAACCAACCAGGAGCTTGCCAACATGTATATACACGATTCCATGACCGGGCTTCTGAATCGGCGTGGTTTCTTCCAGGAGATGGATCGTCGCCGTGCCGCCTGCGGGGATCGGGAAAGCTGGGTGTATGTGGCATCCGTGGATATGGACAGCCTGAAGTACATCAACGACACCTTCGGTCACCAGGAAGGGGATTTCGCCATCAAGACCGTGGCGGATGCCATTGTCAGCTGCGCCGGGAAAAACGGCTTTTGCGCCCGGTTCGGCGGGGACGAATACCTGGCTGCCATCATTACGGAGGATCCGGAGGAGGACGGCTGTCGCACCTTTGCACAGCGGCTCGCCAATCGGCTCCACAGTCTGAATCAGCAGAAGCTGCGTCCTTACCAGTTCGGCGCAAGCTGCGGCACGGTGCTGGAATCCAACACCCAGGAACTGGATCTGGATCAGCTCATGAAGCTGGCGGACGACCGGATGTATTCGGAAAAGCTCCGGCGCAAGTGCGTTCGGGGCGAGCCAAGGGAGAGCCATGCGTCCTGA
- a CDS encoding M15 family metallopeptidase, whose amino-acid sequence MKGASGNATINMDAYTGTNAKELRKSPKGFITLVLSMVVVLGAAYGLTKINNSFQDIKGQNAGDSQVVVTTPTASPNDPNAVIYSSENIANTALQAGDLILVNNDVKYTEGQDTDELVSIYDNKNDAYYVSSIELQLRKRCVVAWNKLMNDFRAATGLDNIQVVTGYRTEEMQQELYNKNKASGNVSKPGYSEHQTGLALNVNLFYSKYSEEFTGEGDYAWVDEHCAEYGFIPRYQASKESETGIGAETGHYRYVGIPHATYMMEQKLCLEEYIRQLYNYTYEGEHLKLQTGDGKQYEVYTVPADLTNTSTSVPVPADLDYTISGNNQDAFIVTVELKDTGSTSVATEPATEEPTDPADTPAE is encoded by the coding sequence GTGAAAGGAGCCAGTGGCAACGCCACGATCAATATGGACGCATACACAGGAACAAATGCAAAGGAGCTGCGGAAGTCCCCCAAGGGGTTCATTACCCTGGTATTGAGCATGGTAGTCGTGCTGGGGGCTGCCTACGGGCTGACCAAGATCAACAATTCCTTTCAGGATATCAAGGGGCAGAACGCCGGGGACAGCCAGGTGGTGGTCACCACGCCCACAGCGTCTCCCAACGACCCCAACGCAGTGATCTACAGCAGTGAGAACATTGCCAACACCGCTTTGCAGGCGGGGGATCTGATCCTGGTGAACAACGATGTGAAGTATACCGAGGGTCAGGACACGGACGAGCTGGTCAGCATATACGACAACAAGAACGACGCCTACTACGTCAGCTCCATTGAGTTACAGCTGCGCAAGCGCTGCGTGGTGGCATGGAACAAGCTGATGAACGATTTCCGGGCAGCCACCGGTCTGGACAATATCCAGGTGGTCACCGGCTATCGGACGGAGGAGATGCAGCAGGAGCTGTACAACAAGAACAAGGCGTCCGGCAACGTGTCCAAGCCCGGCTATTCCGAGCATCAGACCGGGCTTGCCTTGAACGTGAACCTGTTCTACAGCAAGTATTCCGAGGAGTTCACCGGGGAAGGGGATTACGCCTGGGTGGACGAGCACTGCGCCGAGTATGGGTTTATCCCCCGGTACCAGGCATCCAAGGAATCCGAGACCGGCATCGGGGCGGAAACCGGTCACTACCGGTATGTGGGCATCCCCCATGCCACCTATATGATGGAGCAGAAGCTGTGCCTGGAGGAATACATCCGGCAGCTGTACAATTACACCTACGAAGGGGAGCATCTGAAGCTCCAGACCGGGGATGGCAAGCAGTATGAGGTCTACACTGTGCCGGCGGATCTGACCAATACCTCCACCTCCGTGCCGGTGCCGGCGGATCTGGACTATACCATTTCCGGCAACAATCAGGATGCCTTTATTGTGACGGTGGAGCTGAAGGATACGGGCAGCACCTCCGTTGCCACGGAGCCTGCCACGGAGGAGCCCACCGACCCGGCAGATACCCCGGCGGAATGA
- a CDS encoding DUF4352 domain-containing protein — translation MFQFRKGAAITLAALCMLSPLAAGCNNDSSSNTVPESTEYVVPVPAPEDRISESVKGAVVDAQVGKPAEYNNTEKQEKLQVEVEAVKALDKFTNKNENKTEILFVEMNLTNNSGKVLDLSYLTHFSTDVDGTVTDVGHSALANSQATKYYANTGRKLVHQQVAAGEKISFVVALEVPSERKGLKLIYTPYKYYSNDTIDFEIKPEDIQHIAG, via the coding sequence ATGTTCCAGTTCCGTAAAGGTGCAGCCATCACGCTGGCTGCTTTGTGTATGCTATCCCCCCTGGCAGCAGGCTGCAACAACGACAGCAGCAGCAATACCGTGCCGGAGAGCACCGAGTATGTGGTTCCTGTTCCGGCGCCGGAGGATCGGATCTCCGAATCCGTCAAGGGTGCGGTGGTCGATGCACAGGTGGGCAAGCCGGCTGAATACAACAACACCGAGAAGCAGGAAAAGCTCCAGGTAGAGGTGGAGGCTGTCAAGGCACTGGACAAGTTCACCAACAAAAACGAAAACAAAACGGAGATCCTGTTTGTGGAGATGAATTTGACCAACAATTCCGGCAAGGTGCTGGATCTCAGTTATCTGACCCATTTCTCCACGGATGTGGACGGTACTGTCACCGATGTGGGACATTCCGCACTGGCAAACTCCCAGGCAACCAAATATTACGCAAACACCGGCAGAAAGCTGGTTCACCAGCAGGTGGCAGCAGGGGAGAAGATCTCCTTCGTGGTAGCGCTGGAGGTTCCCTCCGAGCGGAAGGGTCTGAAGCTGATCTACACCCCCTACAAGTACTACTCCAATGATACCATTGATTTCGAGATCAAGCCGGAGGATATTCAGCATATCGCCGGGTGA
- the rny gene encoding ribonuclease Y produces MITVLTGVAALIVGAAISGFIFFKQGIAYRRREAESVIGSAEKEAERILEDAGKDADSRKKAALVEAKDEIYKLRSEAEREIKDRRGEISRQERRIQQKEENLDRKNDNLERKEEQLQNKIRAAEDRLKEAETLKKSEMDMLERISELTREQAKEYMLNMLEDDLVHEKALKVTSYEQQIKDECDEKARNYIALAIAKCAAEQVSEAAVSVVALPNDEMKGRIIGREGRNIRTLETLTGVDLIIDDTPEAITLSCFDHVRREVARIALEKLISDGRIHPTRIEEMVDKARREVEYKIKQEGERAILETNVHGLNSELVKLIGRLRYRTSYRQNVLNHSIEVAQLSGILASELGVDATLARRAGLLHDIGKALTSEIEGSHVQIGVDVCRRYKESPEVIHAIEAHHNDVEPRTVIACIVQAADAISAARPAARSENYENYIKRLQKLEEICQSYEGVEKSYAVQAGREIRIMVQPEVINDEKMVLVARQIAKQIEDEMEYPGQIKVNIIRESRAVEYAK; encoded by the coding sequence ATGATCACAGTGCTGACCGGCGTGGCAGCGCTGATCGTCGGTGCAGCGATTTCCGGGTTCATTTTCTTCAAGCAGGGCATCGCATACCGCCGGCGTGAGGCGGAAAGCGTGATCGGCTCTGCGGAGAAGGAAGCGGAGCGCATTCTGGAGGACGCAGGAAAGGATGCGGACAGCCGGAAAAAGGCGGCGTTGGTGGAAGCGAAGGACGAGATCTACAAGCTGCGCTCGGAGGCGGAGCGGGAGATCAAGGATCGCCGGGGAGAGATCTCCCGGCAGGAGCGTCGCATCCAGCAAAAGGAAGAAAATCTCGACCGGAAGAACGACAACCTGGAGCGGAAGGAAGAACAGCTCCAGAACAAGATCCGGGCGGCGGAGGATCGGCTCAAGGAGGCGGAGACCCTCAAGAAAAGTGAAATGGATATGCTGGAGCGCATTTCCGAGCTGACCCGGGAACAGGCAAAGGAATACATGCTCAATATGCTGGAGGATGACCTGGTACACGAAAAGGCGCTGAAGGTCACCAGCTACGAACAGCAGATCAAGGACGAGTGCGACGAGAAGGCACGGAACTACATTGCCCTTGCCATTGCAAAATGTGCGGCGGAGCAGGTGTCCGAAGCGGCGGTTTCCGTGGTGGCACTGCCCAATGACGAAATGAAGGGCCGCATCATCGGACGGGAGGGCAGGAACATCCGGACGCTGGAAACCCTCACCGGAGTAGATCTCATCATTGACGATACCCCGGAGGCTATCACCCTGTCCTGCTTTGACCATGTGCGCCGGGAGGTTGCCCGGATCGCTCTGGAGAAGCTCATCAGCGACGGCCGGATCCATCCCACCCGCATCGAGGAAATGGTGGATAAGGCACGGCGTGAGGTGGAATACAAGATCAAGCAGGAGGGCGAGCGTGCCATCCTGGAAACCAATGTACACGGACTGAACAGCGAGCTGGTAAAGCTCATCGGCAGACTCCGGTACAGAACCAGCTACCGGCAGAATGTGCTGAACCACAGCATCGAAGTGGCGCAGTTGTCCGGCATCCTTGCCTCCGAGCTGGGTGTGGACGCTACCCTGGCACGGCGTGCGGGACTGCTCCACGATATCGGCAAGGCGCTGACCTCCGAGATCGAAGGCTCCCATGTGCAGATCGGTGTGGATGTATGCCGCCGGTATAAGGAAAGCCCGGAGGTTATTCACGCCATCGAGGCCCATCACAACGACGTAGAGCCCAGAACCGTCATTGCCTGCATCGTACAGGCGGCGGACGCCATTTCTGCGGCACGGCCTGCGGCAAGAAGCGAAAACTACGAGAACTACATCAAGCGGCTCCAGAAGCTGGAGGAAATCTGTCAGAGCTACGAGGGCGTGGAGAAAAGCTACGCTGTCCAGGCGGGCAGAGAGATCCGGATCATGGTACAGCCGGAGGTCATCAACGACGAGAAGATGGTTCTGGTGGCACGGCAGATCGCCAAGCAGATCGAGGACGAAATGGAATACCCGGGTCAGATCAAGGTCAACATCATCCGGGAAAGCCGGGCAGTCGAATACGCAAAATAA
- a CDS encoding O-antigen ligase family protein, whose translation MAKTLFHSSERSNFIVNLKPERLRQLSCRVCMLAMILLTGSMLLTELTQDVYGSLSEAISDGGTRGVLAYLVLILRSVSSMFAVGGVLALIFAFIALIKKQFDPKRAALPAALLCSILILGYISALLSFDTTVALIGMEGRGRGVLALLFYGAFFVICSQLHRKEAEKLGLWITGYGLAQCLFALFQILPIRLPSSYDHMFPRLLVDVYLPSGLSSNPAAFAMLLTMLGMLAVCMALYSREKKRRLYYTIAAAVFLFFLPRTQCLAGLVGLGAVLVTGLVLGLRKGACKPVKPLAAMVLCAGIGFGTACAAPLLNGSKFLSSDADTPLSAGYHLQDGSIVFLDGAYRNDVCGQYSRQDAQGKFDLEQPLSIYPYMWKQAAQTIAKYPLLGTGADNYIYAQLRSSYTIIQNLNIVDDPYNDYLYQAATRGIPALLLYLALAAVSLLRGAKAYRKGKAPLGLAVLLGAGGYLLTAVCGISALPVTPVFWMLLGLSCGGVQED comes from the coding sequence ATGGCGAAAACCTTGTTTCACAGTTCGGAGCGTTCCAACTTTATTGTAAATCTGAAGCCGGAGCGGCTGCGGCAGCTGTCCTGCCGGGTGTGCATGCTGGCAATGATCCTGCTGACCGGCAGTATGCTGCTGACGGAGCTGACCCAGGACGTATACGGCAGCCTGTCGGAAGCCATCAGCGACGGGGGCACCAGGGGCGTGCTTGCCTATCTGGTGCTGATTTTGCGGAGCGTGTCCTCCATGTTTGCGGTGGGAGGCGTGCTTGCCCTGATCTTTGCTTTCATCGCCCTCATCAAGAAGCAGTTTGACCCGAAACGGGCGGCACTGCCGGCAGCACTCCTGTGCAGCATCCTGATCCTGGGGTATATTTCCGCCCTGCTGTCCTTCGACACCACCGTTGCCCTCATCGGCATGGAGGGGCGGGGACGGGGCGTGCTGGCACTGCTGTTCTACGGTGCATTCTTCGTGATCTGCTCCCAGCTGCACCGCAAAGAGGCGGAAAAGCTGGGGCTCTGGATCACCGGATACGGACTGGCACAGTGCCTGTTTGCCCTGTTCCAGATCCTGCCCATCCGGCTGCCCTCCAGCTACGACCATATGTTCCCCCGGCTGCTGGTGGATGTGTACCTGCCCAGCGGCTTGTCCTCCAACCCGGCGGCGTTCGCCATGCTGCTGACCATGCTGGGGATGCTGGCGGTGTGCATGGCACTGTACAGCCGGGAGAAGAAGCGCCGGCTCTATTACACCATTGCGGCGGCGGTGTTCCTGTTCTTCCTGCCCCGAACCCAATGCCTGGCAGGACTGGTGGGACTGGGCGCAGTGCTGGTGACCGGCTTGGTGCTGGGGCTGCGGAAGGGAGCATGCAAGCCGGTCAAGCCCCTGGCGGCAATGGTGCTGTGCGCCGGCATCGGCTTCGGCACAGCCTGTGCTGCGCCTTTGCTCAACGGCAGCAAGTTCCTGTCCTCTGATGCGGATACCCCCCTGTCCGCCGGCTATCATTTGCAGGACGGCTCCATTGTGTTCCTGGATGGGGCGTACCGGAACGATGTGTGCGGTCAGTACTCCCGGCAGGATGCCCAGGGGAAGTTCGACCTGGAGCAGCCTCTGAGCATCTATCCCTATATGTGGAAGCAGGCGGCCCAGACCATTGCCAAGTATCCCCTGCTGGGTACCGGTGCGGATAATTACATTTATGCCCAGTTGCGCTCCAGCTATACCATCATCCAGAATCTGAACATTGTGGACGATCCCTACAACGACTATCTGTACCAGGCAGCCACCCGGGGGATCCCGGCACTGCTGTTGTATCTGGCGCTGGCGGCAGTGTCCTTGCTCCGGGGTGCAAAGGCATACCGGAAGGGGAAGGCACCCCTGGGACTGGCGGTGCTGCTGGGGGCAGGGGGCTATCTGCTGACGGCGGTGTGCGGCATTTCCGCCCTGCCGGTGACTCCGGTTTTCTGGATGCTGCTGGGGCTTAGCTGCGGCGGCGTCCAGGAGGATTGA
- the mscL gene encoding large-conductance mechanosensitive channel protein MscL: MAETNAPAPQTPAPQTPQPAQKVKTASDSARSILKEFKDFISRGNVLDMAVGIIVGGAFTSIVSSLVDDLLMPLIGTLLVGINFKSLGVTIPWGNHPYLNFGSFIQQVIVFLLTAACVFTLVKTVNKITHKQKAAPPAPPKPTKEQELLTEIRDLLKAQAEK; the protein is encoded by the coding sequence ATGGCAGAAACCAACGCACCTGCACCGCAGACTCCTGCACCGCAGACTCCCCAGCCTGCCCAGAAGGTCAAGACCGCATCGGACAGTGCCCGCTCCATCCTCAAGGAATTCAAGGATTTCATTTCCCGGGGCAACGTACTGGATATGGCAGTCGGCATCATCGTCGGCGGCGCCTTCACCTCCATCGTCTCCTCCCTGGTTGACGACCTGCTGATGCCGCTGATCGGCACCCTGTTGGTGGGCATCAACTTCAAGAGCCTGGGCGTGACCATCCCCTGGGGCAATCACCCCTACCTGAACTTCGGCAGCTTCATTCAGCAAGTCATCGTATTCCTGCTGACTGCGGCTTGTGTATTCACCCTGGTCAAGACCGTCAACAAGATCACCCACAAGCAGAAGGCAGCGCCACCGGCACCGCCCAAGCCCACCAAGGAGCAGGAGCTTCTTACCGAGATCCGGGATCTGTTGAAGGCACAAGCAGAAAAATAA
- a CDS encoding zinc ribbon domain-containing protein: MKCPNCGDTVSRKSRFCVCCGYDLSRPAEQQPAPPPAPKPQKTAKPISPEDFFADLNPKRKPVQMNEVTAAQTQALAPIEPNPVHHNTRMGSAPAADGKQLAPNTNPFGRHRTMQGAGQADPAQLQAHVQEPSRVRMQEASGSDSFNNQPARRKAQVTMSDDLHPVEALPSHRDELGTIDISGYQRGRQNHKISLEIPSIESI, encoded by the coding sequence ATGAAATGTCCAAACTGTGGGGATACCGTTTCGAGAAAAAGCCGGTTCTGTGTATGCTGCGGATATGATCTGTCCCGGCCGGCAGAGCAGCAGCCTGCGCCGCCCCCTGCCCCCAAGCCCCAGAAGACCGCAAAGCCCATCTCACCGGAGGATTTCTTTGCAGATCTGAACCCCAAGCGGAAGCCGGTACAGATGAACGAGGTCACCGCTGCCCAGACCCAGGCGCTGGCGCCCATCGAGCCAAACCCGGTGCATCACAACACACGGATGGGCAGTGCCCCGGCGGCAGACGGCAAACAGCTTGCCCCCAACACCAACCCCTTCGGCAGGCACCGGACGATGCAGGGGGCGGGACAGGCGGATCCGGCACAACTGCAAGCTCATGTGCAGGAACCCAGCCGGGTGCGGATGCAGGAAGCCTCCGGCTCCGACAGCTTCAACAATCAGCCTGCCCGGCGCAAGGCACAGGTCACCATGTCCGACGATCTGCACCCGGTGGAGGCTCTGCCCTCCCATCGGGATGAACTGGGCACAATCGACATTTCCGGCTATCAGCGAGGACGGCAAAACCACAAAATTTCGTTGGAAATACCAAGCATCGAGTCGATTTAA
- a CDS encoding exodeoxyribonuclease III, with protein MKLISWNVNGLRACREKGFEAFFAQEDADFFCIQETKLQAGQIQLELPGYNQYWHYADKKGYSGTAVFTKHIPLSVQRDFGLPAHNGEGRVLTLEYPDFYLVNAYVPNSKRELLRLDYRMEWEDALRQYLLGLDARKPVIYCGDLNVAHREIDLKNPKSNRRNAGFTDEERGRLSTLLDSGFTDTFRLLYPDTAGAYTWWSYMFHAREKNAGWRIDYFIVSNRIAPLVQDSLIYKDVLGSDHCPVGLLVHGLRTEA; from the coding sequence ATGAAACTGATCTCATGGAACGTAAACGGCTTGCGGGCATGCCGGGAAAAGGGCTTTGAGGCATTTTTTGCCCAGGAGGATGCGGACTTTTTCTGCATCCAGGAAACCAAGCTTCAGGCGGGGCAGATTCAGCTGGAGCTGCCCGGCTACAATCAATACTGGCATTATGCGGACAAAAAGGGCTACTCCGGCACGGCGGTATTCACCAAGCACATCCCCCTGTCCGTGCAGCGGGACTTCGGGCTTCCGGCGCACAACGGAGAGGGACGGGTGCTGACGTTGGAGTATCCGGATTTTTACCTGGTGAATGCCTATGTGCCCAACTCCAAGCGGGAGCTGCTGCGGCTGGATTACCGGATGGAGTGGGAGGATGCCCTGCGGCAGTACCTGTTGGGGCTGGACGCCAGGAAACCGGTGATCTACTGCGGTGATCTGAACGTGGCGCACCGGGAGATCGATTTGAAAAATCCCAAGTCCAACCGGCGGAATGCCGGCTTTACGGACGAGGAGCGGGGGCGGCTCTCCACCCTGCTGGACAGCGGTTTTACGGATACCTTCCGGCTGTTGTATCCGGACACTGCCGGGGCATACACCTGGTGGTCCTACATGTTCCACGCCCGGGAGAAGAACGCCGGGTGGCGCATCGACTATTTCATCGTATCCAACCGGATCGCTCCCCTGGTGCAGGACAGCCTGATCTACAAGGACGTGCTGGGAAGCGACCACTGCCCGGTGGGATTGCTGGTGCATGGACTTCGTACAGAAGCATAA
- a CDS encoding DUF362 domain-containing protein — translation MAYVISDDCIMCGACESECPVSAISAGDSKYVIDADTCIECGACAGVCPVSAPSAG, via the coding sequence ATGGCATACGTAATTTCTGATGATTGCATCATGTGCGGTGCTTGCGAGAGCGAATGTCCCGTAAGCGCAATTTCCGCTGGCGACAGCAAGTATGTGATTGACGCTGATACCTGCATCGAGTGCGGCGCTTGCGCCGGTGTCTGCCCGGTATCCGCTCCGAGCGCAGGCTGA
- a CDS encoding amidohydrolase family protein, which yields MLVDFHVHAFAEKIAARAIGQVAGKADLIPETDGTAEGLRRRLQEWGVDKGVVLPIATKPTQQTIINDWAAQQQDETLYCYGSVHPDAPDVLEELERIRQLGLHGIKLHPDYQGFFADEPRMLPIYRRCAQLGLPVLFHAGFDPVSPQVRHASPEALARIAEAVPELTLIAAHLGGVLQWDEAERLLVGRKNVYLDTAFASHSIDPGQFERIVQRHGAERILFASDCPWDSPVKIHRIMDDFALTPAQRSRIDWENALELLAQH from the coding sequence ATGCTGGTCGATTTCCATGTACACGCCTTTGCCGAGAAGATCGCCGCCCGTGCCATCGGGCAGGTCGCCGGAAAGGCGGATCTGATCCCGGAAACGGACGGTACGGCGGAGGGGCTGCGCCGGCGGCTACAGGAATGGGGCGTGGACAAGGGCGTGGTTCTGCCCATCGCCACCAAGCCCACCCAGCAGACCATCATCAACGACTGGGCGGCGCAGCAGCAGGACGAGACCCTGTACTGCTACGGCAGTGTGCATCCGGATGCGCCGGATGTGCTGGAGGAGCTGGAGCGGATCCGGCAGCTGGGGCTTCACGGCATCAAGCTGCATCCGGATTATCAGGGCTTCTTTGCGGATGAGCCAAGAATGCTGCCCATTTATCGGCGGTGCGCCCAGCTAGGGCTGCCGGTGCTGTTTCATGCCGGGTTTGACCCGGTTTCTCCCCAGGTGCGGCATGCTTCTCCGGAGGCACTGGCACGAATTGCCGAGGCGGTGCCGGAGCTGACCCTGATCGCTGCCCATCTGGGAGGCGTGCTGCAGTGGGATGAAGCGGAGCGGCTGCTGGTGGGCAGGAAGAATGTGTATCTGGACACGGCGTTTGCCAGCCATTCTATTGACCCAGGTCAGTTTGAGCGGATCGTGCAGCGACATGGGGCGGAGCGGATCCTCTTTGCCAGCGATTGCCCCTGGGACAGCCCGGTGAAGATCCACCGGATCATGGACGACTTTGCCCTGACCCCGGCGCAGCGGAGCCGGATCGACTGGGAGAATGCATTGGAGCTGCTGGCGCAGCACTGA